A window from Synechococcus sp. RSCCF101 encodes these proteins:
- the ppk1 gene encoding polyphosphate kinase 1, with the protein MSAGGLEPSLYINRELSWIAFNERVLAQALDERTPLLEQAKFSAIFSNNLDEFFMVRVASLKSQVEAGITKRSVDGLSPREQLEAIQERLRPVLQRQQDHYRQRLKVQLAERGVHLLDHHHLNDAQRLWVHEHFQTAIFPVLTPLAVDPAHPFPFVSNLSLNVAASIRDPETGQQQFARLKVPQKTLGRFVSIPIELSDTPDGATYTAVPLEQVVAFNLESLFPGMTIEGHYFFRVTRDADLELRDLEADDLMLALQEGLRKRRIGGEVVRLEVADEMPEEVVQVLMDGMAVEAADLYRVDGPLGLDDLFALTGLPLADASDDPHSGRTHPRLARAQRSMLEDGSIKTEEFESIFSVIRRGDVLLHHPYDLFATSVEEFINQAADDDSVLAIKMTLYRTSRDSPIIAALIRAAENGKQVMALVELKARFDEDNNIQWARHLERSGVHVVYGVIGLKTHTKVVLVVRRERGHLRSYVHIGTGNYNSKTSRLYTDLGLLSARPELGQDLVELFNYLTGFSRQQNFRRLLVAPVTLRKGMEALIQREIRHAREGRGGHIRAKMNSLVDPKIVSLLYEASQAGVRIELVIRGMCCLRPGLENISETISVVSIIGRFLEHSRLFWFANAGDPELFMGSADWMPRNLDRRVEAVVPIDEPQLREELEQLLELYLTDDTGAWDMASDGSFSLRRPAKGTGQRSQLQLIDRWHGGFVQTPS; encoded by the coding sequence ATGAGTGCTGGCGGCCTGGAGCCCTCCCTGTACATCAACCGTGAACTGAGCTGGATCGCCTTCAACGAGCGCGTCCTGGCTCAGGCGCTCGACGAGCGCACGCCGCTGCTGGAGCAGGCCAAGTTCAGCGCGATCTTCAGCAACAACCTGGATGAGTTCTTCATGGTCCGGGTGGCCTCGCTCAAGTCGCAGGTGGAGGCCGGCATCACCAAGCGCAGCGTCGATGGGCTGAGCCCGCGCGAGCAGCTGGAGGCGATTCAGGAGCGGCTGCGCCCGGTGCTGCAGCGCCAGCAGGACCACTACCGCCAGCGCCTGAAGGTGCAGCTGGCCGAGCGCGGTGTGCACCTGCTCGATCATCACCATCTCAACGACGCCCAGCGCCTCTGGGTGCACGAGCACTTCCAGACCGCGATCTTCCCGGTGCTCACACCGCTGGCGGTGGATCCGGCCCACCCCTTCCCCTTCGTCAGCAACCTGAGCCTCAACGTGGCCGCCTCGATCCGCGACCCGGAGACCGGCCAGCAGCAGTTCGCGCGGCTCAAGGTGCCCCAGAAGACCCTGGGCCGGTTCGTGAGCATCCCGATCGAACTCAGCGACACCCCGGACGGGGCCACCTACACGGCGGTGCCCCTCGAGCAGGTGGTGGCCTTCAACCTGGAGAGCCTCTTTCCGGGCATGACCATCGAGGGCCATTACTTCTTCCGCGTCACCCGCGATGCCGATCTGGAGCTGCGGGATCTGGAGGCGGACGATCTGATGCTGGCCCTGCAGGAGGGGCTGCGCAAACGCCGCATCGGCGGTGAGGTGGTGCGTCTCGAGGTGGCCGACGAGATGCCCGAAGAGGTGGTGCAGGTTCTGATGGACGGCATGGCCGTGGAAGCGGCGGACCTCTATCGGGTGGATGGACCGCTGGGGCTGGACGATCTGTTCGCCCTGACGGGCCTTCCCCTGGCCGATGCCAGCGACGACCCCCACTCAGGGCGCACCCATCCGCGCCTGGCCCGGGCGCAGCGGAGCATGCTCGAGGACGGCTCGATCAAGACCGAGGAGTTCGAGAGCATCTTCTCGGTGATCCGCCGCGGCGATGTGCTGCTGCATCACCCCTACGACCTGTTCGCCACCTCGGTGGAGGAGTTCATCAACCAGGCCGCCGACGACGACTCGGTGCTGGCGATCAAGATGACCCTGTACCGCACCTCGCGCGATTCACCGATCATTGCGGCCCTGATCCGTGCAGCGGAGAACGGCAAGCAGGTGATGGCCCTGGTGGAGCTCAAGGCCCGCTTCGACGAGGACAACAACATTCAGTGGGCCCGCCATCTCGAACGCTCCGGCGTGCATGTGGTCTACGGCGTGATCGGCCTGAAGACCCACACCAAGGTGGTTCTCGTGGTGCGCCGGGAGCGGGGCCATCTGCGCAGCTATGTGCACATCGGCACCGGCAACTACAACTCCAAGACATCCCGCCTCTACACCGACCTCGGCCTGCTGTCGGCACGGCCGGAGCTGGGGCAGGATCTGGTGGAACTGTTCAACTACCTCACCGGCTTCTCCCGGCAGCAGAACTTCCGCCGGCTGCTGGTGGCGCCGGTGACGCTGCGCAAAGGCATGGAGGCGTTGATCCAGCGCGAGATCCGCCACGCCCGCGAGGGTCGCGGCGGACACATCCGGGCCAAGATGAATTCGCTCGTGGACCCGAAGATCGTGTCCCTGCTCTACGAGGCCAGCCAGGCGGGCGTGCGGATCGAACTGGTGATCCGGGGCATGTGCTGCCTCAGACCCGGCCTGGAGAACATCAGCGAAACCATCTCCGTGGTGAGCATCATCGGCCGCTTTCTCGAGCATTCGCGCCTGTTCTGGTTCGCCAATGCCGGCGATCCCGAGCTGTTCATGGGCAGTGCCGACTGGATGCCGCGCAACCTCGATCGCCGCGTGGAAGCGGTGGTTCCCATCGATGAGCCGCAGCTGCGGGAGGAGCTGGAACAGCTGCTGGAGCTGTACCTGACCGATGACACGGGCGCCTGGGACATGGCCAGCGACGGCAGTTTCAGCCTGCGCCGCCCGGCCAAGGGGACGGGGCAACGCTCCCAGCTCCAGCTGATCGACCGCTGGCACGGCGGCTTTGTTCAGACGCCCAGCTGA
- the moaC gene encoding cyclic pyranopterin monophosphate synthase MoaC, with amino-acid sequence MEDSALTPTDPVSTDPARPAQEALTHLNSAGQVHMVDVGGRPARRRRAVAEGWIRMQPQVCDRLLAGRAPKGDVLAVARVAAIQAAKRTWELIPLCHPLALTSIQVAVEPAAPPGVEAGPAAALRLSAEVSTEGPTGVEMEALTAVQIGLLTLYDMAKALDPAMTIGPVRVLSKEGGRHGPWRHPDALPAEQRHD; translated from the coding sequence ATGGAGGATTCGGCCCTGACTCCCACCGACCCGGTGAGCACCGACCCGGCGAGGCCCGCGCAGGAGGCCCTGACGCATCTCAACAGTGCGGGTCAGGTGCACATGGTCGATGTGGGCGGCCGGCCGGCCCGCCGCCGACGGGCCGTGGCGGAGGGATGGATCCGGATGCAACCCCAGGTGTGCGATCGACTGCTGGCCGGCCGTGCTCCCAAGGGCGACGTGCTGGCGGTGGCCCGGGTTGCGGCGATTCAGGCCGCCAAGCGCACCTGGGAGCTGATTCCTCTCTGCCATCCACTTGCCCTCACATCCATTCAGGTGGCCGTGGAGCCGGCCGCTCCCCCGGGAGTGGAGGCCGGGCCGGCGGCGGCCCTGCGCCTGAGCGCCGAGGTCTCCACCGAGGGGCCCACGGGTGTGGAGATGGAGGCCCTCACGGCTGTTCAGATCGGCCTGCTCACCCTCTATGACATGGCCAAAGCCCTCGATCCGGCCATGACCATCGGTCCGGTGCGGGTGCTGAGCAAGGAGGGTGGACGCCACGGTCCCTGGCGCCACCCCGATGCGCTGCCGGCGGAGCAGCGGCATGACTGA
- the glp gene encoding gephyrin-like molybdotransferase Glp: MTDPFPRQGLPLEEARARLLDGLSVSLPEETLPLIACLGRVSARPVVAAEAVPGFRASVMDGFALAGTAPAAGAAWELVGRSEPGAPYPDRLQPGEAVRILTGAPVPDGCERVVPQELARLEGDRSRLLVPDASSGPAWIRAADEEARPGDRLLEAGERLGAAHLARLAACGVDRIAVHRRPTLALLISGDELVPPGRPRGPGSIWESNGTLLEALLQRLGYTVVSRAVVADRRDPLRRAMTDMAEHADVVVSTGGVSAGDSDWIRPLLAELGSVTFWKLDLKPGRPFAFGQLKGTPFFGLPGNPVSAAVTALQLLWPALERLEGVTESPCRRWRLPLAAPIERRAGRPELMRAALDRDGDGHPVARLLGSQASSRLGSLQGADLLLEIPAEATRLEAGERVWAQLLALPLL; the protein is encoded by the coding sequence ATGACTGATCCCTTCCCCCGCCAGGGGCTGCCGCTGGAGGAGGCCCGCGCGCGGCTGCTGGACGGCCTCAGTGTCTCGCTGCCGGAGGAGACCCTGCCCTTGATCGCCTGTCTGGGGCGGGTGAGCGCCCGGCCCGTGGTTGCGGCCGAGGCCGTGCCCGGGTTCCGGGCCTCGGTCATGGACGGCTTCGCTCTGGCCGGCACGGCCCCGGCCGCCGGAGCGGCCTGGGAGTTGGTGGGCCGCTCGGAACCCGGCGCCCCGTACCCCGATCGCCTGCAGCCCGGTGAAGCGGTGCGGATTCTCACCGGCGCGCCGGTGCCCGATGGCTGTGAGCGGGTGGTGCCCCAGGAACTGGCCCGGCTCGAGGGCGACCGAAGCCGGCTGCTGGTGCCGGATGCCTCGAGCGGGCCGGCCTGGATCCGGGCGGCCGATGAGGAGGCACGACCCGGGGACCGCCTGCTGGAGGCCGGTGAGCGCCTGGGTGCGGCGCACCTGGCCCGGCTGGCGGCGTGCGGCGTGGATCGGATCGCGGTGCACCGCCGCCCCACGCTGGCGCTGCTGATCAGCGGCGATGAGCTGGTGCCCCCGGGGCGGCCGCGCGGGCCCGGCAGCATCTGGGAGAGCAACGGCACCCTGCTGGAGGCCCTGCTGCAGCGTCTCGGTTACACCGTGGTATCGCGAGCCGTGGTGGCCGACCGCCGCGATCCCCTGCGTCGGGCCATGACCGACATGGCCGAGCACGCCGATGTGGTGGTGAGCACCGGTGGGGTGTCCGCCGGTGACAGCGACTGGATCCGTCCGCTGCTGGCCGAGCTGGGATCGGTGACCTTCTGGAAGCTCGATCTCAAACCGGGCCGGCCCTTCGCCTTCGGTCAGCTCAAGGGCACCCCGTTCTTCGGGCTGCCGGGGAATCCGGTGTCTGCCGCGGTCACCGCGCTGCAGCTGCTCTGGCCTGCCCTGGAACGGCTCGAGGGCGTGACGGAGTCCCCCTGCCGGCGCTGGCGACTGCCGCTGGCGGCCCCGATCGAGCGCCGGGCCGGGCGGCCGGAGCTGATGCGGGCCGCCCTCGATCGCGACGGTGACGGCCACCCTGTGGCGCGCCTGCTGGGCTCGCAGGCCTCCTCGCGGCTCGGCTCTCTGCAGGGAGCGGACCTGCTGCTGGAGATTCCCGCGGAGGCCACCCGTCTGGAGGCCGGAGAGCGGGTCTGGGCCCAGCTCCTGGCCCTGCCCCTGCTCTGA
- a CDS encoding GNAT family N-acetyltransferase, whose translation MAPRDEAELRAVYVDAIDSTAPGLYSEAQVMAWRSVALLPGPLDETLRRGIGLVSEGERGIEAFAVLHPSDRLALLYCRGRSARQGRAAALLDRLEAEARRRGCRSLRTEASLISRPLLERRGWQVVAPERIEIAGVSFDRFRMALALD comes from the coding sequence ATGGCGCCCCGCGACGAAGCGGAGCTGCGCGCGGTGTATGTCGATGCGATCGACAGCACGGCCCCGGGGCTGTACAGCGAGGCGCAGGTGATGGCCTGGCGGTCCGTGGCACTGCTGCCCGGGCCGCTCGATGAGACCCTGCGCCGCGGCATCGGCCTGGTCAGCGAAGGGGAGAGGGGCATCGAGGCCTTCGCCGTGCTGCACCCCTCGGATCGGCTGGCGCTGCTCTACTGCCGGGGGCGATCGGCGCGTCAGGGCCGGGCCGCGGCCTTGCTCGACCGGCTGGAGGCGGAGGCCCGGCGGCGCGGCTGCCGGAGCCTGCGCACCGAGGCCAGCCTGATCAGCCGGCCCCTGCTGGAGCGCCGCGGCTGGCAGGTGGTGGCCCCTGAGCGGATCGAGATCGCCGGGGTGAGCTTCGACCGCTTCCGGATGGCGCTGGCGCTGGATTGA
- a CDS encoding molybdenum cofactor biosynthesis protein MoaE — MHIHTGVQAAPISVAALLEGWTAPPAAAEAQFIGRMRPTAGDGQALEAMDLEHYPGMTEAQLQRLAAELAGSHRVASVLLQHRVGRVRPGEVLVLVAVRADRRGPAQRCCQALLERVKSEAALWKREWSGGRGRWLDRNTPLT, encoded by the coding sequence ATGCACATCCACACCGGGGTGCAGGCCGCACCGATCTCCGTGGCGGCGCTGCTGGAGGGCTGGACGGCGCCACCGGCAGCGGCCGAGGCCCAGTTCATCGGCCGGATGCGGCCCACGGCCGGCGATGGGCAGGCCCTGGAGGCGATGGATCTGGAGCACTACCCCGGCATGACCGAAGCCCAGCTGCAGCGGCTGGCCGCCGAGCTGGCCGGCAGCCACCGGGTGGCCTCCGTTCTGCTGCAGCACCGGGTCGGCCGGGTCCGGCCCGGCGAGGTGCTGGTGCTGGTGGCGGTGCGGGCCGACCGCCGCGGCCCGGCCCAGCGCTGCTGCCAGGCGCTGCTGGAGCGGGTCAAGAGCGAGGCGGCCCTGTGGAAGCGGGAGTGGTCGGGAGGCCGCGGGCGCTGGCTGGACCGCAACACCCCCCTGACCTGA
- a CDS encoding MoaD/ThiS family protein, giving the protein MLTVRLLASLREEAGWTTRDVAIARGETDTPTGLWLSLGLGTGPAAHIRVAVNHALVGWDQPLQPGDEVAFLPPMTGG; this is encoded by the coding sequence ATGCTGACGGTCAGGCTGCTGGCCTCCCTGAGGGAGGAGGCCGGATGGACAACGCGGGACGTGGCGATCGCCCGCGGCGAAACCGACACCCCCACCGGCCTCTGGCTCAGCCTCGGTCTCGGGACCGGCCCGGCGGCCCACATCCGCGTTGCCGTGAACCACGCGCTGGTGGGCTGGGATCAACCGCTGCAGCCCGGCGATGAGGTGGCCTTCCTTCCCCCGATGACGGGAGGCTGA
- the moaB gene encoding molybdenum cofactor biosynthesis protein B has protein sequence MTLSVALLTVSDRRTLADDPSGDGLSERIRAAGHHLIDRQLVPDDRYRIRAVLSGWIADPTVQAVISSGGTGLTGRDGTPEAVAPLLDKVIDGFGELFRVLSFESIGTSSLQSRALAGVANGTVIFVLPGSLDAVTTAWDRLIRAQLDATTTPCNLVQLLPRLTESPSRPAGSAPSVGPRAQPPR, from the coding sequence GTGACCCTGTCCGTGGCTCTGCTCACCGTCTCTGACCGGCGCACCCTGGCGGATGACCCATCGGGCGACGGCCTCAGCGAGCGGATCCGCGCGGCGGGTCATCACCTGATCGACCGGCAGCTGGTGCCGGATGACCGGTACCGCATCCGGGCCGTGCTGAGCGGCTGGATCGCGGATCCCACCGTTCAGGCCGTGATCAGCAGCGGCGGCACCGGCCTCACGGGCCGTGACGGCACCCCGGAGGCCGTGGCACCCCTGCTCGACAAGGTGATCGACGGTTTCGGTGAGCTGTTTCGCGTGCTCTCGTTCGAGAGCATCGGCACCAGTTCGCTGCAGAGCCGCGCCCTGGCCGGTGTGGCCAACGGCACGGTGATCTTCGTGCTGCCCGGCTCCCTCGACGCGGTCACCACCGCCTGGGACCGGCTGATCCGGGCACAGCTGGACGCCACCACCACGCCCTGCAACCTGGTGCAGCTGCTGCCGCGGCTCACGGAATCCCCCAGCCGGCCTGCGGGCTCAGCCCCGTCGGTCGGCCCGAGGGCTCAGCCTCCCAGGTAG
- a CDS encoding GTP 3',8-cyclase MoaA, whose product MAGRASDAPLSDRLGRPAGVLRLSLTARCNLNCPYCCPDNREPEGLLSDPERVRLVAVAAGLGFSTLRLTGGEPLLHPGLPQLVRDLSALRAVGLREIAMTSNGQRLTRRLARELREAGLDRLTLSLDGTTAASVARMVAPQASPAQGEHCLRAVLAALATARQAGFEPGAGRLKLNAVIVRGRNEDQVVPLAGLARELGVELRLIEAMDVGSRNGWRPDQVMPAAEMVQRIGAAWPLEPLGRPQHGTASRWRYRDGGGLLAVVASISQPFCGDCNRLRITANGMAHTCLFASQGTDLRQPLRQGPEALSRAIAALWGARSDRYSEERSERLRDPATATAHAEMAYLGG is encoded by the coding sequence ATGGCTGGTCGCGCTTCTGACGCCCCGCTCAGCGATCGCCTCGGCCGGCCGGCCGGCGTGCTGCGGCTCTCCCTCACGGCGCGCTGCAATCTCAATTGCCCCTACTGCTGCCCGGACAACCGCGAGCCGGAGGGGCTGCTGTCGGATCCCGAGCGGGTCCGCCTGGTGGCGGTGGCGGCCGGTCTGGGCTTCTCGACGCTGCGGCTCACCGGTGGGGAACCCCTGCTGCACCCCGGCCTGCCGCAACTGGTGCGGGATCTCAGCGCCCTGCGAGCGGTCGGGCTCAGGGAGATCGCCATGACCAGCAACGGCCAGCGGCTCACCCGCCGGCTGGCCCGTGAGCTGCGCGAGGCCGGGCTCGATCGGCTCACCCTCAGCCTCGATGGCACCACGGCCGCCTCGGTGGCCCGGATGGTGGCCCCGCAGGCGAGCCCGGCCCAGGGGGAGCACTGCCTCCGGGCCGTGCTCGCCGCGCTGGCGACGGCCAGGCAGGCCGGGTTCGAGCCCGGGGCCGGGCGCCTCAAGCTCAACGCCGTGATCGTGCGCGGCCGCAATGAGGATCAGGTTGTGCCCCTGGCCGGACTCGCGCGGGAGCTGGGGGTGGAGCTGCGGCTGATCGAGGCGATGGATGTGGGCTCCCGCAACGGCTGGCGGCCGGATCAGGTGATGCCGGCCGCTGAAATGGTGCAGCGCATCGGCGCCGCCTGGCCGCTGGAGCCCCTGGGGCGTCCGCAGCACGGCACAGCATCCCGCTGGCGCTACCGGGACGGCGGCGGCCTGCTGGCCGTTGTGGCCTCGATCAGCCAGCCCTTCTGCGGCGACTGCAACCGGCTGCGGATCACCGCCAACGGCATGGCCCACACCTGCCTGTTCGCCAGCCAGGGAACGGACCTGCGCCAGCCCCTGCGGCAGGGGCCGGAGGCCCTGAGCCGGGCCATCGCCGCCCTCTGGGGCGCTCGGAGCGACCGCTACAGCGAGGAGCGGTCCGAACGGCTCCGGGATCCGGCAACGGCAACGGCCCATGCCGAGATGGCCTACCTGGGAGGCTGA
- a CDS encoding molybdenum cofactor guanylyltransferase, protein MRPCLLSGGASRRMGTDKALLRRACGGTLLERQLQLLLCLGSPVSLISRHPSHHDLASRFGSRVHRIPEPPPWEGPLLALSRLMEAHPDEDLLVIAVDMPGLSAPSLRPWLEATGEAIQIAEAAGRWHPLPGRYPAALRPSLRRAVLEGERSLLGWIRRCPVQLHSLPEPALHNLNTPADLTDARTGHGWSRF, encoded by the coding sequence ATGCGCCCGTGTCTGCTGAGCGGTGGCGCCAGCCGGCGCATGGGAACCGACAAGGCTCTGCTGCGGCGGGCCTGCGGCGGCACCCTGCTGGAGCGCCAGCTGCAGTTGCTGCTCTGCCTGGGAAGCCCCGTCAGCCTGATCAGCCGGCATCCCAGCCATCACGACCTCGCCAGCCGCTTCGGCAGCCGGGTGCATCGGATTCCGGAGCCGCCACCCTGGGAAGGCCCTCTGCTGGCCCTGAGCCGACTGATGGAGGCCCATCCGGATGAGGATCTGCTGGTGATTGCGGTGGACATGCCGGGGCTCAGCGCCCCCAGCCTCCGGCCGTGGCTGGAGGCGACCGGTGAGGCCATCCAGATCGCCGAGGCCGCCGGCCGCTGGCATCCGCTGCCCGGCCGCTACCCCGCAGCCTTGCGGCCGTCGCTGCGCCGGGCCGTGCTGGAGGGAGAGCGGAGCCTGCTGGGCTGGATCCGCCGCTGCCCGGTTCAGCTCCATTCGCTGCCGGAGCCGGCGCTGCACAACCTGAACACGCCGGCCGATCTGACTGACGCGAGGACAGGGCATGGCTGGTCGCGCTTCTGA
- a CDS encoding NarK family nitrate/nitrite MFS transporter: MLGEIWSFQGRYRTLHLTWFAFFLTFVVWFNLAPLATTVRADMGLDLGQIRTIAICNVALTVPARVIIGMLLDKFGPRITYSSILVYAAIPCLMFATAQTFGQLVVARLLLSIVGAGFVIGIRMVAEWFPPKEIGLAEGIYGGWGNFGSAFSALTLVIVAGWLSFAGGASVDGVILNWRAAIALTGIIAAIYGVIYFFSVSDTPEGKTYQRPHKTAGLEVTSIRDFWGLMGMNVPFAAILAVLAWRLQKVGFLNSTTFPLAILAILIWYGAQSWGVIRTNKDLLLGRKTYPKEDRYSFRQVAILELTYIVNFGSELAVVSMLPSFFESTFSLPKSTAGILAASYAFMNLAARPSGGLLSDRLGSRKNTMGFLTIGLGIGYLLMSLIKPGTFVGSPGVILAVLLTMFCSFFVQAGEGSTYALVPLVKRRVTGQIAGLVGAYGNVGAVAYLTIYSLLPMWIGGGAEPTPAVVAASNSTFFQILGIAGLIVGFLCYFLLREPKGSFADLHEGEEETPALSAV; encoded by the coding sequence ATGCTTGGAGAGATCTGGTCTTTCCAGGGGAGATATCGAACCCTCCATCTCACCTGGTTCGCCTTTTTCCTGACCTTTGTGGTCTGGTTCAACCTGGCTCCACTGGCCACCACCGTTCGGGCCGACATGGGCCTTGATCTGGGCCAGATCCGCACGATCGCCATCTGCAACGTGGCGCTGACGGTCCCCGCCAGGGTGATCATCGGCATGCTGCTGGACAAGTTCGGGCCCCGCATCACTTACTCGTCCATTCTTGTCTATGCGGCCATTCCCTGTCTGATGTTCGCCACCGCCCAGACCTTTGGGCAGCTGGTGGTGGCTCGCCTGCTGCTCTCGATCGTGGGCGCGGGATTCGTGATCGGCATCCGCATGGTGGCTGAATGGTTCCCGCCCAAGGAGATCGGCCTGGCCGAAGGCATCTACGGCGGCTGGGGCAACTTCGGCTCCGCTTTCTCCGCCCTGACCCTGGTGATCGTTGCCGGCTGGCTGAGCTTCGCCGGTGGCGCCAGTGTGGACGGCGTGATCCTCAACTGGCGTGCAGCCATTGCCCTGACCGGCATCATCGCCGCCATCTACGGCGTCATCTACTTCTTCAGCGTCAGCGATACCCCGGAGGGCAAGACCTACCAGCGCCCCCACAAGACCGCCGGTCTGGAAGTCACTTCCATCCGCGATTTCTGGGGGCTGATGGGAATGAACGTTCCCTTCGCCGCCATTCTGGCCGTGCTCGCCTGGCGTCTTCAGAAGGTGGGCTTCCTGAACAGCACCACCTTCCCCCTGGCGATTCTTGCCATTCTCATCTGGTACGGGGCCCAGTCATGGGGTGTGATCCGCACCAACAAGGATCTTCTGCTCGGTCGCAAGACCTATCCCAAGGAGGATCGCTACAGCTTCCGTCAGGTGGCCATTCTGGAGCTCACCTACATCGTGAACTTCGGCTCCGAGCTCGCGGTGGTGTCGATGTTGCCGAGCTTCTTTGAATCGACCTTCTCCCTGCCCAAGTCGACCGCCGGCATCCTGGCGGCCTCCTACGCCTTCATGAATCTGGCGGCCCGTCCGAGTGGTGGCCTCCTCTCGGACCGCCTCGGCTCGCGCAAGAACACGATGGGCTTTCTCACCATCGGCCTCGGCATCGGCTATCTGCTGATGAGTCTGATCAAGCCGGGAACCTTCGTCGGCAGTCCCGGTGTGATTTTGGCCGTTCTGCTCACCATGTTCTGCTCCTTCTTTGTGCAGGCCGGTGAAGGCTCCACCTATGCCCTGGTGCCCCTGGTGAAGCGGCGTGTCACGGGTCAGATCGCCGGTCTGGTCGGGGCCTACGGCAACGTCGGCGCTGTGGCCTATCTGACGATCTACTCGCTGCTGCCGATGTGGATCGGTGGTGGTGCCGAGCCCACCCCTGCTGTGGTGGCGGCCTCGAACTCCACCTTCTTCCAGATCCTCGGCATCGCCGGACTGATCGTGGGCTTCCTCTGCTACTTCCTTCTGCGCGAACCGAAGGGCTCGTTCGCCGATCTGCACGAAGGGGAAGAGGAGACCCCCGCCCTCAGCGCCGTCTGA